From Flexistipes sp.:
AATGGGTTATGGATACAAGTGCAGTATTTACCGATGAGATTAAACGAAGTTTAGGCCCCAAAGAGTGCGAAAATCTTGAATATCTTTGCAGGCACTCAGAGTTAATTGCCAAATTTCTGCTCAATCACCCGACGATAATCGATTATTTGTATAATAATCTCTATTCCGAACGCAGTGTGAAGACAATATTTAAAAGTAATGAAGACTTGTTGACCTATTCAGACAGAGAATCAGATTTTCTGAAAAGCCTAAGAATTATGAGGATGCGCGAGTATTTATTGATAGCGTATAAAGATTTGATTGAAAAAGCAGGCGTTAAGGATATAACGGCAAACATATCCTCTTTCGCTTCGGCCGCTTTGGAAGCAGCCTATAAAAAGTCTTACAAAGATTTAACCCGTCTGTATGGAATACCTCTTACCGAGAGTAATAAAGAATGCGCTTTTTGTGTTATAGGACTTGGCAAACTGGGAGGCTGGGAGCTTAATTTTTCTTCAGATGTGGATATAATGTTCGTTTATGAAACGGAGAAGGGAAGTACATCAGGCGGCAGTAAAGGGAGCCTGGAAAATCATGTGTTTTTTGTGAAACTGGCTGAAAAAATAAAATATTATATTTCGGAAAACACAGAAGACGGAATAGTTTACCGTGTGGATTTAAGGCTCAGGCCGGACGGGGATAAAGGAGCCATTGCTCTGCCTTTGAGAAGCTACGAACTGTATTACGAATCTTACGGACAGAGCTGGGAAAGGATGATGCTTCTTAAGTCGTTGCCGGTAGCCGGTAATCTGGAGCTTGGAACAAGATTTTTTGAGGTGGTGAAACCTTTTGTTTTTAAGAAGAGTATCGATTACAAGCTGATTGATGAGCTGTCGAGAATAAAGTCAAAGATTAATGAGCGTGTAAAATATAAAAAAGATCATATGAATGTCAAACTGGGTAAGGGAGGCATAAGGGAGATTGAATTTATCATTCAGGTGCTTCAGATACTTAACTACTCCAAATACCCGGATGTCTACAGACGTAACAGTCTTGAAGCTATTCAAGCTCTTAATGAATATAATCTGCTTGATAAAAAGGAAGCTGATTCTCTGAGCGAATCATATACTTTTTTGAGAAAGCTGGAGCATATGGCTCAGATTGAAAAGGGGCTGCAGACGCACAGAGTACCTATTAATTCCCAAGGATTCGATAAATTTCTTGAGCGCTCCGGGTATACAGATAAAGAGCATTTTTTAAAAGACTATAACTACTATACGGGCAGCGTTAACCGTATTTTCAATGATATTCTTAAAGAGAATGAAGTAAATCCTGTATCGATAGTTTTTGATGAGGAAATGGGGAATGAAGATATTGCTGAATATCTTGAAAGCATAGGGATAAAGGATGCCCAAGAGTGTGCCGGGATACTTGCCAAAATTGTCAGCGGCAGAAAATCGCGCCCACGCAGCGCTTCAGAAACCCAGATTCTGGCAAGGCTTCTCAGTATGGTTATAAACGAGGTTAAAACAACCCAGAATCCTTTAAATACACTCGGATATTTTGAAAAATTTTTTTCCACGAATAACACCATCCACTTTTTCTTTGATATATTTTGTGAAATGCCTAAGATTTTAAGCAAAATTACTACAATCTTTTCAATCAGCCCCTATCTTTCAAATATTATCATTAAGAACAGCAACATCCTTGATTATATTTATGATCCGAAGAATCCTTCTTACAAAGAAAACGAATTATTCGAAACATTGTATAAATCCATCAGGAATGTAGAGGATGATGAGGAATATGAATATGACATTATCAGAAAAAAGCATCAGGAGTTGTTGTTTAACATCAGCTATGCATATATTAATAAAGATATCAATGTTATACAGTTTAACAGATCCCTCAGCAAGCTGGCAAAAGCAACTGTAAAGCTGGCTTTTATAAGAGAAGAAGGAAGGCTTTCCAAAAGATTCGGCAGACCCAAAAATTCGGAGGAAGAAGACTGCGGTTACACAGTAATAGGGATGGGGAAGCTCGGCAGTGAGGAAATGAGTCTGGGAACAGACCTTGATATGATAGTCCTTTATGAAGACGATGGAGAGACGTCCTCTTCCAACAATATCAGCAATAAGGTTTATTATTCAAAACTTGTCCAGAAAGTGATTTCTTTTTTATCCACCATAACTGTTTTCGGCCAGCTCTACAAAATAGATATGAGACTTCGCCCCAGCGGTGCCAGCGGAACACTGGTCACATCTATAGCTTCCTTTGAAGATTATCAGAAAAGAAAGGCGATGACATGGGAAAAGCAGGCTATGCTGAGAGGAAGTGCCTTTTATTATACAAAAAATTCTTTGAAAGAACATTTTGAAGATGTGAAGAAAGATGTTCTTTTTAGAAAGGCAATAAGTAATGATGAAGTTAGAGAAATCTATGATATGAGAAAGCGTATAGAGAAAGAAAAGGGCATTCCCCTGAATAAAAATAATATAAAAGCCGGTTACGGAGGAATCATTGACATTGAGTTTGCCGTACAGATGCTGCAGCTGGTTTACGGATACAGATATGAAAATCTGAGGCAGACGAGTACCCACAATGTTCTGCATGCACTGAAATCGAGTGGTATCCTTAAAGGGCGCGATTATTATGCCCTTCACAACAGTTATCTCTTCTATAGAAATCTTGAGAACCTTATTAGAGCTTATCAAAATACTTCGGCTTCTCGTCTGCCCAAAGAAAAGGACGTGTTGGAGCATATAAGCCTTTTTTTCGGCTTCAAAGACAGCGGAGGAGAGAAATTGATGAAAGAGTATGAAACAGTGCGGAAAACCGTAAGGTCGGCTTTTAACAGAATTTTTGACAAATATTTATGAAAAAAATAATTGTTGTTTTGGATTTTGATACTTTTAAGGACACTTTATTTGAAACCGCCCTATATGCAGCAAAATTTGATGTATGTATCTGGCTGCGTATTAAAGGCAAAAGTGGCAGGTTTGTTTTTAATACAGCATACAAGATCAGGAAGCTGGTTCCCCAAACCCATTTGATTCTATCGGAGAGAGCTGATATTGCTCATGTTTGTTCTTTTGAGGGGGTTCATCTCAATGCCGGCAGTCCGCCACCTCAAGAAATTAAACTGTCATTTCCTGATTTAAAAGTAGGCTATTCCGCCCATAGTAAACAGGAAATACATAAAACTGAAGCTGACTATTATACTCTGAGCCCTCTTTTTTATACGAAAAAAAATTATCCTGTGGCACCGCTGAAAAATATAGACATAACGGGAATTAACAAAAAAATTTATGCTTTGGGAGGTATAAACTCCTCCAATATCTCTAAAGTAAAGGATATGGGGTTCTACGGAGCGGCAGGGATTTCATTTGTGCAGGAATTGCCGCAAATGAAAAAGTTATTTGCTCAGCCCTGAAAACCCAATCTTTTTGAGATTTCCCTCGAATACTTTTTTAAAACGGGAAGAATTTCCTCTGTCATCTTTTCATCACTCATTCTGCAGGCCGGCCCGCTCACACTCAGAGCAGAAACAGGAACACCCAGATAATCTTTTATAGGTATGGCTATACACCTGACACGCTCCTCAAACTCTTCATCATCTATTGCGTAATCTTTCTCTCCAACCTCTCTGAGATGCTTTTTCAAAGCCGGGAGTGATGTAATCGTTTTATCAGTATAACGTCTAAGGCGGGCACCCATATATATTTTATTCAGTTCCTCTTCAGAGGCATATGCCAGTTGTGCTTTGCCAATTGCCGTACAGTAAGCGGGAACATCCCTGCCTACACGTGAAACAATTCTAACTGTTTGAGGAGCTTCA
This genomic window contains:
- the glnE gene encoding bifunctional [glutamate--ammonia ligase]-adenylyl-L-tyrosine phosphorylase/[glutamate--ammonia-ligase] adenylyltransferase; this translates as MDTSAVFTDEIKRSLGPKECENLEYLCRHSELIAKFLLNHPTIIDYLYNNLYSERSVKTIFKSNEDLLTYSDRESDFLKSLRIMRMREYLLIAYKDLIEKAGVKDITANISSFASAALEAAYKKSYKDLTRLYGIPLTESNKECAFCVIGLGKLGGWELNFSSDVDIMFVYETEKGSTSGGSKGSLENHVFFVKLAEKIKYYISENTEDGIVYRVDLRLRPDGDKGAIALPLRSYELYYESYGQSWERMMLLKSLPVAGNLELGTRFFEVVKPFVFKKSIDYKLIDELSRIKSKINERVKYKKDHMNVKLGKGGIREIEFIIQVLQILNYSKYPDVYRRNSLEAIQALNEYNLLDKKEADSLSESYTFLRKLEHMAQIEKGLQTHRVPINSQGFDKFLERSGYTDKEHFLKDYNYYTGSVNRIFNDILKENEVNPVSIVFDEEMGNEDIAEYLESIGIKDAQECAGILAKIVSGRKSRPRSASETQILARLLSMVINEVKTTQNPLNTLGYFEKFFSTNNTIHFFFDIFCEMPKILSKITTIFSISPYLSNIIIKNSNILDYIYDPKNPSYKENELFETLYKSIRNVEDDEEYEYDIIRKKHQELLFNISYAYINKDINVIQFNRSLSKLAKATVKLAFIREEGRLSKRFGRPKNSEEEDCGYTVIGMGKLGSEEMSLGTDLDMIVLYEDDGETSSSNNISNKVYYSKLVQKVISFLSTITVFGQLYKIDMRLRPSGASGTLVTSIASFEDYQKRKAMTWEKQAMLRGSAFYYTKNSLKEHFEDVKKDVLFRKAISNDEVREIYDMRKRIEKEKGIPLNKNNIKAGYGGIIDIEFAVQMLQLVYGYRYENLRQTSTHNVLHALKSSGILKGRDYYALHNSYLFYRNLENLIRAYQNTSASRLPKEKDVLEHISLFFGFKDSGGEKLMKEYETVRKTVRSAFNRIFDKYL
- a CDS encoding thiamine phosphate synthase, encoding MKKIIVVLDFDTFKDTLFETALYAAKFDVCIWLRIKGKSGRFVFNTAYKIRKLVPQTHLILSERADIAHVCSFEGVHLNAGSPPPQEIKLSFPDLKVGYSAHSKQEIHKTEADYYTLSPLFYTKKNYPVAPLKNIDITGINKKIYALGGINSSNISKVKDMGFYGAAGISFVQELPQMKKLFAQP
- a CDS encoding IclR family transcriptional regulator gives rise to the protein MPYKTNVKPVQSVHHALELFEVFRTAEKKEEFGVTELSKTLGLHKNNVFRLLATLESRGYIEQNMNTENYRLGIGIFNLGQKFINKLGILKLAKPFMEKIVEQVNESVYIGILREGSVIYLDIVEAPQTVRIVSRVGRDVPAYCTAIGKAQLAYASEEELNKIYMGARLRRYTDKTITSLPALKKHLREVGEKDYAIDDEEFEERVRCIAIPIKDYLGVPVSALSVSGPACRMSDEKMTEEILPVLKKYSREISKRLGFQG